The following proteins come from a genomic window of Tepidiforma thermophila:
- a CDS encoding Gfo/Idh/MocA family oxidoreductase produces the protein MSRTLRAAVIGLGSMGANHVRVLADTPGVELVAVADPDAERVRKAVQGRPIPGFESTAALLAETRPDFVCVVVPTGLHEEVAMACIEAGAHVLVEKPIAATLAAARRLADAAERAGVLLTVGHIERFNPAVRELKRRLDEGQGGRVLQVRARRVGPFPHRIRDVGVIHDLGPHDIDIMRYLLDDEVERVYAESRSHIATGNEDLFAGMLRFRGGAMGLLDINWLTPTKERSLTVLCERGMFTVDYAAQVLCFYENYAAAAREGVYASVTEGPMTRYPINNREPLRVELEVFRDAILAGGPPPVPASAGIAALAVAEALVRSGETGLPVSLDEVATLP, from the coding sequence GTGAGCCGCACCCTCCGCGCAGCCGTCATTGGGCTCGGGTCCATGGGCGCCAACCATGTCCGCGTCCTCGCCGATACCCCCGGCGTTGAGCTGGTCGCCGTTGCCGACCCCGATGCCGAACGAGTCCGCAAGGCCGTCCAGGGCCGCCCCATTCCCGGGTTCGAATCCACCGCCGCACTGCTGGCCGAAACCCGCCCCGACTTCGTCTGCGTCGTCGTCCCCACTGGCCTCCACGAAGAGGTCGCCATGGCCTGCATCGAAGCCGGCGCCCACGTCCTCGTCGAAAAGCCCATCGCGGCGACGCTCGCCGCCGCCCGCCGCCTCGCCGACGCCGCCGAGCGCGCCGGCGTCCTCCTCACCGTCGGCCACATCGAACGCTTCAATCCCGCCGTCCGCGAACTCAAGCGCCGCCTCGACGAAGGCCAGGGCGGCCGCGTCCTCCAGGTCCGCGCCCGCCGCGTCGGCCCCTTCCCCCACCGCATCCGCGACGTCGGCGTCATCCACGACCTCGGCCCGCACGACATCGACATCATGCGCTACCTCCTCGACGACGAGGTCGAGCGCGTCTACGCCGAGTCCCGCTCCCACATCGCTACCGGCAACGAAGACCTCTTCGCCGGCATGCTCCGCTTCCGCGGCGGCGCGATGGGCCTCCTCGATATCAACTGGCTCACCCCCACCAAAGAACGCTCGCTCACCGTCCTCTGCGAGCGCGGCATGTTCACCGTCGATTACGCCGCCCAGGTGCTCTGCTTCTACGAAAACTACGCCGCCGCCGCCCGCGAAGGCGTCTACGCCTCCGTCACCGAAGGCCCGATGACCCGCTACCCGATCAACAACCGCGAGCCCCTCCGCGTCGAACTCGAGGTCTTCCGCGACGCCATCCTCGCCGGCGGCCCGCCCCCGGTGCCCGCGAGCGCCGGCATCGCCGCCCTTGCCGTCGCCGAGGCGCTCGTCCGCTCCGGCGAGACCGGCCTGCCGGTCAGCCTCGATGAGGTCGCTACCCTCCCATGA
- the ispF gene encoding 2-C-methyl-D-erythritol 2,4-cyclodiphosphate synthase, whose translation MNIRVGIGEDLHPVDDGRTLVLGGVIIEEGPGLRGHSDADVLLHAITDAILGAAALGDIGGYFPPSDPRYAHADSADFLRTALRFAREAGWELGNIDATIRAERPRLAPYIPHIRARIAEIAGIEIGAVSVKAKSGEGLDAVGRGEAMAAVAVVLLHR comes from the coding sequence GTGAACATCCGCGTCGGCATCGGCGAAGACCTCCACCCCGTCGACGACGGCCGCACGCTCGTCCTCGGCGGCGTCATCATCGAAGAGGGCCCCGGCCTGCGCGGCCACTCCGATGCCGATGTCCTCCTCCACGCCATCACCGACGCGATCCTCGGCGCCGCCGCCCTCGGCGACATCGGCGGCTACTTCCCCCCGAGCGACCCCCGCTACGCCCATGCCGATAGCGCCGATTTCCTCCGCACCGCCCTCCGTTTCGCACGCGAGGCCGGCTGGGAGCTCGGCAATATCGACGCCACAATCCGCGCCGAGCGCCCCCGGCTCGCCCCCTACATCCCCCACATCCGCGCCCGGATTGCCGAGATCGCCGGCATCGAAATCGGCGCCGTCAGCGTCAAAGCCAAGTCCGGCGAAGGGCTCGATGCCGTCGGCCGCGGCGAGGCCATGGCTGCCGTCGCCGTCGTCCTCCTTCACCGGTAA
- a CDS encoding polysaccharide biosynthesis protein, whose translation MNRHAGPLSAIRRLAPGDPLATLLAIALDVLVVGAALACAMLLRFDAEVPRRNAEFVVRVFPLIAGAYVLGNYVFGVYRTVWAYGSIGDIIGLFRPVLLVTLLLFGINFWLEERLLPLSVILITGALVFPGMAVVKMRTRLLVRLPWVDTGERRLLIVGAGHTGQLLARELQANPSLPYQPVGFVDDDEKLLHHRIHGLKVHGTIAELEHVLERMDAEIVAIALERPSGQLVRQIVGTCQRLNIPVRMVPGVDNWVLGHGHDTLREITLDDLLGREPVQVDFAACSQSVRDRVVLVTGAAGSIGSELCRQVLTFRPRELHLLDNNETGLHDLSLELAGVSPETAIRLWVASVTDEPRVRDIFARTRPNLVYHAAALKHVPLMEEHPAEAFRVNVLGTLYCASAAREFQVGTFVLISTDKAVRPSSVMGATKRIAELLVIALARESAHTRFAAVRFGNVMGSRGSVVPTFMKQIERGGPVTVMHPEMQRYFISIPEAVSLVIQAGTFGGRGDIYMLDMGEEINILELAERMIRLRGLRPGEDIEVVFTGPRPGEKLREELVADFEHLQPTSHPKVMRLTANVDVTEREILRLIDEIRQVMWNDPEEVRRRIHLVARRFSREDAAADAPESEALPS comes from the coding sequence ATGAACCGCCACGCCGGTCCCCTCTCCGCCATCCGCCGTCTCGCTCCCGGCGACCCGCTCGCCACCCTCCTCGCCATCGCCCTCGATGTCCTCGTCGTCGGTGCTGCCCTCGCCTGCGCCATGCTCCTCCGCTTCGACGCCGAGGTGCCCCGCCGCAACGCCGAGTTCGTCGTCCGCGTCTTCCCCCTCATCGCCGGCGCCTACGTCCTCGGCAACTATGTCTTCGGCGTCTACCGCACCGTCTGGGCCTACGGCAGCATCGGCGACATCATCGGCCTCTTCCGGCCTGTCCTGCTCGTCACGCTCCTCCTCTTCGGCATCAATTTCTGGCTCGAAGAGCGCCTCCTCCCCCTCTCCGTCATCCTCATCACCGGCGCCCTCGTCTTCCCGGGCATGGCCGTCGTCAAGATGCGGACCCGCCTGCTGGTCCGCCTCCCGTGGGTCGATACCGGTGAACGCCGCCTCCTCATCGTCGGCGCCGGTCATACCGGCCAGCTCCTCGCCCGCGAACTGCAGGCCAACCCGTCGCTCCCCTACCAGCCCGTCGGCTTCGTCGACGACGACGAAAAGCTCCTCCACCACCGCATCCACGGCCTCAAGGTCCACGGCACCATCGCCGAACTCGAGCACGTCCTCGAGCGCATGGATGCCGAAATCGTCGCCATCGCCCTCGAGCGGCCCAGCGGCCAGCTCGTCCGTCAGATTGTCGGCACCTGCCAGCGGCTCAACATCCCGGTCCGCATGGTCCCCGGTGTCGATAACTGGGTCCTCGGCCACGGCCATGACACCCTCCGCGAAATCACCCTCGACGACCTCCTCGGCCGCGAACCGGTCCAGGTCGACTTCGCTGCCTGCAGCCAGTCCGTCCGCGACCGCGTCGTCCTCGTCACCGGCGCCGCCGGCTCCATCGGCTCCGAGCTCTGCCGCCAGGTGCTTACCTTTCGCCCCCGCGAACTCCACCTCCTGGATAACAACGAAACCGGCCTGCACGACCTCTCCCTCGAGCTCGCCGGCGTCTCGCCCGAGACCGCGATTCGCCTTTGGGTCGCCAGCGTCACCGACGAGCCCCGGGTCCGCGACATCTTCGCCCGCACCCGCCCCAACCTCGTCTACCATGCCGCCGCCCTCAAGCACGTCCCGCTCATGGAGGAGCACCCCGCCGAGGCCTTCCGCGTCAACGTGCTCGGCACCCTCTACTGCGCCAGCGCCGCCCGCGAATTCCAGGTCGGCACCTTCGTCCTCATCTCCACCGACAAGGCCGTCCGCCCCAGCAGCGTCATGGGCGCCACCAAGCGGATCGCCGAGCTCCTCGTCATCGCCCTCGCCCGCGAATCCGCACACACCCGCTTCGCCGCCGTCCGCTTCGGCAACGTCATGGGCTCCCGCGGCTCCGTCGTCCCCACCTTCATGAAGCAGATCGAGCGCGGCGGCCCCGTCACCGTCATGCACCCCGAGATGCAGCGCTACTTCATCTCCATCCCCGAGGCCGTCTCCCTCGTCATCCAGGCCGGCACATTCGGCGGTCGCGGCGATATCTACATGCTCGACATGGGCGAGGAAATCAACATCCTCGAACTCGCCGAGCGCATGATCCGCCTCCGCGGGCTCCGTCCCGGTGAAGATATCGAAGTTGTCTTCACCGGCCCGCGCCCCGGCGAAAAGCTCCGCGAAGAACTCGTCGCCGACTTCGAACACCTCCAGCCCACCTCGCACCCCAAAGTGATGCGCCTCACCGCGAACGTCGACGTCACCGAACGCGAAATCCTGCGCCTCATCGACGAAATCCGGCAGGTCATGTGGAACGACCCCGAGGAGGTCCGCCGCCGCATCCACCTCGTCGCCCGCCGTTTCTCCCGCGAAGACGCCGCCGCCGACGCCCCTGAAAGCGAGGCCCTCCCCTCGTGA
- a CDS encoding nucleotide sugar dehydrogenase, with the protein MNVAVVGIGRIGLPLAVTIASRGHRVTGCDIDAAHVERVNRAENPLPDEAGLRELLARTIADRSFRATTDTAAGVADADVVLFAVRVDVDADGRADLSHLLAAVDTAAPALRPGALCIFDTTLPVGTTRRILAPRLEAGGRRLGQDLHVAFSPERLLMGRVIEDLTKYPKVVGGVDPEGGRLAAEFYRQTFGGEVLLLSSAEAAELSKLAEGAYRDLNIALANELAMVADVHGLDIAEVIRAANSQPYSHIHVPGTGVGGHCIPVYPRFLMQGEGPSALSALGRAVNDAMPGYVVRRLAALLGGLEGRRVLVLGLTFRPDVAVTFHTNAVDLRRELEALGAAVEGHDPLLSPEGIASLGFRRAAEPLRGYDAAIVHSYHRAYAGLEWAQVAPVIVDARNALDRSAIEAAGVRYLGVGRPPTPAAR; encoded by the coding sequence ATGAACGTCGCCGTCGTCGGCATCGGCCGCATCGGCCTCCCCCTCGCCGTCACCATCGCCTCCCGCGGCCATCGCGTCACCGGCTGCGATATCGATGCTGCCCACGTCGAACGGGTCAACCGCGCCGAAAACCCCCTCCCCGACGAAGCCGGCCTCCGCGAACTCCTCGCCCGGACCATCGCCGACCGCTCCTTCCGCGCTACGACCGACACCGCCGCCGGCGTCGCCGACGCCGACGTAGTTCTCTTCGCCGTTCGCGTCGATGTCGACGCCGACGGCCGCGCCGACCTCTCCCACCTCCTCGCCGCCGTCGACACCGCAGCCCCTGCCCTCCGGCCCGGCGCCCTCTGCATCTTCGACACCACCCTGCCCGTCGGCACCACCCGGCGCATCCTCGCGCCCCGCCTCGAAGCCGGCGGCCGACGGCTCGGCCAGGACCTCCACGTCGCCTTCTCCCCCGAGCGCCTGCTCATGGGCCGTGTGATCGAGGACCTCACGAAGTACCCGAAGGTCGTGGGCGGCGTCGACCCCGAAGGCGGCCGGCTCGCCGCTGAGTTCTATCGCCAGACCTTCGGCGGCGAGGTCCTCCTCCTCTCCAGCGCCGAAGCCGCCGAGCTTTCCAAGCTCGCCGAGGGCGCCTACCGCGACCTCAACATCGCCCTCGCAAACGAACTCGCCATGGTCGCCGATGTCCACGGCCTCGATATCGCCGAAGTCATCCGCGCGGCCAACTCCCAGCCCTACTCCCACATCCACGTCCCCGGCACCGGCGTCGGCGGCCACTGCATCCCCGTCTACCCCCGCTTCCTCATGCAGGGCGAAGGCCCCTCCGCCCTCTCTGCCCTCGGCCGCGCCGTCAACGACGCCATGCCCGGCTACGTCGTCCGCCGGCTCGCCGCACTCCTCGGCGGACTCGAAGGCCGCCGCGTGCTCGTGCTCGGCCTCACCTTCCGGCCCGATGTCGCCGTCACGTTCCACACCAACGCCGTCGACCTCCGCCGGGAGCTCGAAGCACTCGGCGCCGCCGTCGAAGGCCACGACCCGCTGCTGTCCCCCGAGGGCATCGCCTCGCTCGGTTTCCGGCGCGCCGCCGAACCGCTCCGCGGCTACGACGCCGCTATCGTCCACAGCTACCACCGCGCCTACGCCGGCCTCGAATGGGCCCAGGTCGCACCCGTCATCGTCGACGCCCGCAACGCCCTCGACCGCTCCGCCATCGAGGCCGCGGGTGTCCGCTATCTCGGCGTTGGTCGCCCGCCCACGCCGGCTGCCCGCTAA
- a CDS encoding acyltransferase, whose protein sequence is MSEPRVHPTADVSPAATVGPGASIWHHAQVRERAVIGPGCIIGKGVYIGADVTVGANCKIQNYACVYEGNTLEDGVFIGPEVVLTNDRYPRAINPDGTLKGAADWELSGSRICYGAAIGARSVVLPGLVIGRWALVAAGSVVTRSVPDFALVAGNPARQVGWACVCARPLGADLACPACGRRYRLASESPAILEPAPGPESP, encoded by the coding sequence GTGAGCGAGCCGCGTGTCCACCCCACCGCGGACGTCTCCCCCGCCGCCACGGTCGGCCCCGGGGCCAGCATCTGGCACCACGCCCAGGTCCGCGAACGTGCGGTCATCGGCCCCGGCTGCATCATCGGCAAAGGCGTCTACATCGGCGCCGATGTCACCGTCGGCGCCAACTGCAAAATCCAGAACTACGCCTGCGTCTACGAAGGCAACACCCTCGAAGACGGCGTCTTCATCGGCCCCGAAGTCGTCCTCACCAACGACCGCTATCCGCGCGCCATCAACCCCGACGGCACCCTCAAAGGCGCCGCAGACTGGGAACTCTCCGGCTCCCGCATTTGCTACGGCGCGGCCATCGGCGCCCGCTCCGTTGTCCTCCCCGGCCTGGTCATCGGACGCTGGGCGCTCGTCGCAGCAGGCTCCGTCGTCACCCGCAGCGTCCCCGATTTTGCCCTTGTCGCCGGGAACCCCGCCCGCCAGGTCGGCTGGGCCTGCGTTTGCGCCCGCCCCCTCGGCGCCGACCTCGCCTGCCCCGCCTGCGGGCGCCGCTACCGCCTCGCCAGCGAATCGCCCGCTATCCTCGAACCAGCCCCCGGCCCGGAGTCCCCATGA
- the ispD gene encoding 2-C-methyl-D-erythritol 4-phosphate cytidylyltransferase, translated as MPTDAVIVAAGASTRFGGADKLTSELAGRPLIGWSLAAFEAVRGLGCLVIVAAPGREAEFEHLARTWCSRACFRVVPGGARRRDSVEAGLRACSTRYVAIHDGARPLVTPALIERTIEAAQGLPGAIAAIPVTDTIKEVRGGRIVGHPDRSLLWAAQTPQVVLRQAWLDAAAMSDNDETDDAAMLSRLGLACAVVEGSYDNLKVTRPLDLEIAARLLADREAAR; from the coding sequence ATGCCAACGGATGCCGTCATCGTCGCCGCCGGCGCCTCCACCCGCTTCGGCGGCGCCGACAAGCTCACCAGCGAGCTCGCCGGGCGGCCCCTCATCGGCTGGTCGCTCGCTGCATTCGAAGCCGTCCGCGGCCTCGGCTGCCTCGTCATCGTCGCTGCACCCGGCCGCGAAGCCGAATTCGAGCACCTCGCACGCACCTGGTGCTCCCGCGCCTGCTTCCGCGTGGTACCGGGCGGCGCCCGCCGCCGCGACAGCGTCGAGGCCGGCCTCCGCGCCTGTTCAACCCGCTACGTCGCCATCCACGACGGCGCCCGTCCGCTGGTGACGCCCGCGCTCATCGAGCGAACCATCGAGGCCGCGCAGGGGCTCCCGGGCGCCATCGCCGCAATCCCCGTCACCGACACCATCAAAGAGGTCCGTGGCGGCCGCATCGTCGGCCACCCCGACCGCTCCCTCCTCTGGGCCGCCCAGACGCCGCAGGTCGTCCTTCGCCAGGCCTGGCTCGACGCAGCCGCTATGTCCGATAACGACGAGACCGACGACGCCGCCATGCTCAGCCGCCTCGGCCTCGCATGCGCCGTCGTCGAAGGCTCCTACGACAACCTCAAGGTCACCCGCCCGCTCGACCTCGAAATTGCCGCCCGCCTCCTCGCTGACCGGGAGGCTGCCCGGTGA
- a CDS encoding sugar transferase, which yields MGKRLFDVTLVLVTAPLWVPVMLLAALLLAIDLGGNPFFLQQRIGLHGRPFTMYKLRTMRHARPGKEDRYVIDDFRTFVFSPPDKPNPRITRLGAFLRKTSIDELPNLFNVLKGEMSLVGPRPEIPEIVAQYPAHYHRRHEVLPGIAGLAQLNGRSDLTYDETITYDLAYVDNHSLRGDIAILLKTLLAVLKGSGAR from the coding sequence GTGGGCAAACGCCTGTTCGATGTCACTCTCGTGCTCGTCACCGCCCCACTCTGGGTCCCCGTCATGCTCCTCGCCGCCCTCCTCCTTGCCATCGACCTTGGCGGCAATCCCTTCTTCCTCCAGCAGCGCATCGGCCTCCACGGCAGGCCGTTCACCATGTACAAGCTCCGCACCATGCGCCACGCCCGTCCCGGCAAAGAAGACCGCTACGTCATCGACGACTTCCGCACCTTCGTCTTCTCTCCCCCGGATAAACCCAATCCCCGCATCACCCGGCTCGGCGCCTTCCTCCGGAAAACCTCGATCGATGAGCTCCCGAACCTCTTCAACGTGCTTAAGGGCGAGATGAGCCTCGTCGGCCCCCGCCCCGAAATCCCCGAAATCGTCGCCCAGTACCCGGCCCACTACCACCGCCGCCACGAGGTCCTCCCCGGCATCGCCGGGCTCGCTCAGCTTAACGGCCGATCAGATTTGACCTATGACGAAACGATTACCTACGATCTCGCCTACGTGGATAACCACTCCCTCCGCGGCGATATCGCCATCCTGCTGAAGACGCTCCTCGCAGTTCTCAAGGGGAGCGGCGCCCGATGA
- a CDS encoding DegT/DnrJ/EryC1/StrS family aminotransferase — MTTVPRPFIPVARPFIGEAEKRAVLEVLDSGQLAAGPRVEAFERAFADYIGARHAIAVNSGTAALVVALQAHGVGPGDEVITTPFSFIATATSIIASGATPVFVDIDPFDLNLDPEKVEDAITERTKAILPVHLYGHPARISELAELAEDFSLALIEDAAQAHGAEHAGRRVGTFGTGCFSFYPTKNMTTGEGGMITTNDDEIARRARLIRNHGQEVRYRHDLFGLNWRMQDLNAAIGLAQLEQLEGWTRARIANAERLSSLIRGFETPRVRDGDRHVFHQYTIRVPRDRDQLQQQLQEAGIGTAIHYPVPIHQQPIIRELGLGEGAFPVAEAAAAQVLSLPVHPGLQPEDVEFIAATLNRLHG; from the coding sequence ATGACGACCGTCCCCCGCCCGTTCATCCCCGTCGCCCGCCCCTTCATCGGCGAAGCCGAGAAGCGTGCCGTCCTGGAGGTGCTCGATTCCGGCCAGCTCGCCGCTGGCCCCCGCGTCGAAGCCTTCGAGCGCGCCTTCGCGGACTATATCGGCGCCCGCCACGCCATCGCCGTCAACTCCGGCACCGCTGCCCTGGTCGTCGCCCTCCAGGCGCACGGCGTCGGCCCCGGCGACGAGGTCATCACCACCCCCTTCAGCTTCATCGCTACTGCGACCAGCATCATCGCCAGCGGCGCTACCCCTGTCTTCGTCGATATCGACCCCTTCGACCTCAACCTCGACCCCGAGAAGGTCGAAGACGCCATCACCGAGCGGACGAAGGCCATCCTGCCTGTCCACCTCTACGGCCACCCGGCGCGGATCAGCGAACTCGCAGAGCTCGCAGAGGACTTCTCCCTCGCACTCATCGAAGACGCCGCCCAGGCGCACGGCGCCGAACACGCCGGCCGCCGCGTCGGCACCTTCGGTACCGGCTGCTTCAGCTTCTACCCCACCAAAAATATGACCACCGGCGAAGGCGGCATGATCACCACCAACGACGACGAAATCGCCCGCCGCGCCCGTCTCATCCGCAACCACGGCCAGGAGGTCCGCTACCGGCACGACCTCTTCGGTCTCAACTGGCGCATGCAGGATCTCAACGCCGCCATTGGGCTCGCCCAGCTTGAGCAGCTCGAGGGCTGGACCCGTGCCCGCATCGCCAACGCCGAGCGCCTCAGCAGCCTCATCCGCGGTTTCGAAACCCCCCGCGTCCGCGACGGCGACCGCCACGTCTTCCACCAGTACACCATCCGCGTCCCCCGCGACCGCGACCAGCTCCAGCAGCAGCTCCAGGAGGCCGGCATCGGCACTGCCATCCACTACCCGGTGCCCATCCACCAGCAGCCGATCATCCGCGAGCTTGGCCTCGGCGAGGGCGCCTTCCCCGTCGCTGAGGCAGCCGCCGCCCAGGTCCTCTCCCTTCCCGTCCATCCCGGGCTCCAGCCCGAGGACGTCGAATTCATCGCGGCCACCCTCAACCGCCTCCACGGCTGA
- a CDS encoding pyridoxal-phosphate-dependent aminotransferase family protein, with protein MPMTTFTPPTRILMGPGPSGAHPRVLAAMTRPLLGHLDPDFLRVMDGCRAMLREVLQTENEVTIATPGTGTSGMEAAVMNLVEPGDRVVVGICGYFGERIAQMAERAGGEVTRVQSPWGQPVDAAVVEAAVRAAGGVKLLAIVHAETSTGAETPVEPFARIAREHGALLLVDCVTSLGGMPVRVDAWGADAVYSGTQKCLSAPPGVAPLTLSPRAWDAVRRRETPCNTWYLDLQLLEAYWDERRVYHHTAPISMVYALHEALSLVLEEGLETRWARHERNGRALQAGLEAMGLTLHAQAGYRLPVLTTVRIPEGVEDTAVRGALLHRHGIEIGGGLGELKGRVWRIGLMGESSTPGNVLLLLNALGKLLREQGFKADIRAGLDAATERLGGG; from the coding sequence ATGCCGATGACAACCTTCACTCCACCGACTCGCATTCTGATGGGCCCGGGCCCGAGCGGGGCGCACCCGCGGGTGCTGGCAGCGATGACGCGGCCGCTGCTCGGCCACCTCGACCCGGATTTTCTCCGCGTGATGGACGGGTGCCGGGCGATGCTGCGGGAGGTGCTCCAGACGGAGAACGAGGTCACAATTGCGACGCCGGGAACCGGCACCAGCGGGATGGAAGCCGCGGTGATGAATCTCGTGGAGCCGGGCGACCGGGTGGTAGTCGGCATCTGCGGGTACTTCGGGGAGCGGATTGCGCAGATGGCCGAGCGGGCCGGGGGCGAGGTGACGCGGGTGCAATCGCCCTGGGGCCAGCCGGTTGATGCGGCCGTGGTGGAGGCTGCGGTGCGTGCGGCGGGCGGGGTGAAACTGCTGGCCATTGTCCATGCAGAGACATCGACGGGGGCGGAGACGCCGGTCGAGCCGTTCGCGCGGATCGCCCGGGAGCACGGTGCGCTGCTGCTGGTGGACTGCGTGACGTCGCTGGGGGGGATGCCGGTGCGGGTCGACGCGTGGGGCGCTGATGCGGTGTACTCGGGGACGCAGAAGTGCCTGAGCGCGCCGCCGGGGGTAGCGCCGCTCACGCTGTCGCCGCGGGCGTGGGATGCGGTGCGCCGCCGGGAGACGCCGTGCAATACGTGGTACCTGGACCTGCAGCTGCTGGAGGCGTACTGGGACGAGCGGCGCGTGTACCACCACACAGCGCCGATTTCGATGGTTTACGCACTGCACGAGGCGCTGTCGCTCGTACTCGAGGAAGGGCTGGAGACGCGCTGGGCCCGGCATGAGCGGAACGGGCGGGCGCTGCAGGCCGGGCTGGAGGCGATGGGGCTCACGCTGCACGCGCAGGCGGGCTACCGGCTGCCGGTGCTGACAACGGTGCGCATCCCGGAGGGGGTGGAGGACACGGCGGTGCGGGGTGCGCTGCTCCACCGGCACGGCATCGAAATTGGCGGAGGGCTCGGGGAGCTGAAGGGCCGGGTGTGGCGTATCGGGCTGATGGGCGAAAGCTCGACGCCGGGGAATGTGCTCCTGCTGCTCAATGCGCTTGGCAAGCTGCTGCGGGAGCAGGGATTCAAGGCCGACATCCGGGCCGGGCTGGATGCGGCGACGGAGCGGCTGGGCGGGGGTTAG
- a CDS encoding acyl-CoA dehydrogenase family protein, whose translation MDFRDTPEEAAFRAEVRKFIEEEGHKARIRDDDGERAFFGGSKEWTKALAARGWVAPAWPKEYGGAGLSVMQQFIFNWELAEARLPRPGGIAVGFAGPTLIVHGTEEQKKKYLPGILSGEDIWCQGYSEPGAGSDLAALQTRAVRDGDDYIINGQKIWTSGGHLAKYMILLARTDPDAPKHRGITYFIVDMKSPGITVRPLVNLAYTHEFNEVFFEDVRVPRENIIGEENRGWYLAQTTLSFERSNIGGSVGARQAVEDLIKFARENTTNGQSTLAHNPAIRHELVERYVEAGVAQMMSFKIVSIQAKEGVAPGHEAAVAKLYGTELNQRIYRTGMKVLGLYGQLDAKTDGPKPPLRGRIKYMYLRSVANTIEGGTSEIQRNIIATRGLGLPRG comes from the coding sequence ATGGACTTCCGAGACACGCCGGAAGAGGCCGCGTTCCGCGCCGAAGTTCGCAAATTCATCGAAGAAGAAGGCCACAAGGCGCGCATCCGCGACGACGACGGCGAACGCGCCTTCTTTGGCGGCAGCAAGGAATGGACGAAGGCCCTCGCTGCCCGCGGCTGGGTCGCACCTGCCTGGCCGAAGGAGTACGGCGGTGCCGGCCTCTCCGTCATGCAGCAGTTCATCTTCAACTGGGAGCTCGCCGAAGCCCGCCTCCCCCGCCCCGGCGGCATCGCCGTCGGCTTTGCCGGCCCCACCCTCATCGTCCACGGCACCGAAGAACAGAAAAAGAAGTACCTCCCCGGCATCCTCAGCGGCGAAGACATCTGGTGCCAGGGCTACTCCGAACCCGGCGCAGGCTCCGACCTCGCCGCACTCCAGACCCGCGCAGTCCGCGACGGTGACGACTACATCATCAACGGGCAGAAGATCTGGACGTCCGGCGGCCACCTCGCCAAATACATGATCCTCCTGGCCCGCACCGACCCCGATGCCCCCAAGCACCGCGGAATCACCTACTTCATCGTCGATATGAAGAGCCCGGGCATCACCGTCCGCCCGCTCGTCAACCTCGCCTACACCCACGAGTTCAACGAAGTCTTCTTCGAAGACGTTCGCGTCCCCCGCGAGAACATCATCGGCGAGGAGAACCGCGGCTGGTACCTCGCCCAGACCACCCTCTCCTTCGAGCGCTCCAACATCGGCGGCTCGGTCGGCGCCCGTCAGGCCGTCGAAGACCTCATCAAGTTCGCCCGCGAAAACACGACCAACGGGCAGAGCACCCTCGCGCACAACCCGGCTATCCGCCACGAGCTGGTCGAGCGCTACGTCGAGGCCGGCGTCGCCCAGATGATGAGCTTCAAGATCGTCTCCATCCAGGCGAAGGAAGGCGTCGCCCCCGGCCACGAAGCCGCAGTCGCCAAGCTCTACGGCACCGAACTGAACCAGCGCATCTACCGCACCGGCATGAAGGTCCTCGGCCTCTACGGCCAGCTCGATGCCAAGACCGATGGTCCGAAGCCCCCGCTGCGCGGCCGCATCAAGTACATGTACCTCCGCTCCGTCGCCAACACCATCGAAGGCGGCACCAGCGAAATCCAGCGGAACATCATCGCCACCCGCGGCCTCGGGCTCCCGCGCGGCTGA